From a single Nostoc edaphicum CCNP1411 genomic region:
- a CDS encoding NAD(P)H-hydrate dehydratase, producing MTQHSALIEDRQEKISQVVVTAGQMRDIEKRIFAAGMPVVALMEKVAGLIARRIPEVLSNTSFLRGSCIGILVGPGHNGGDALVVARELYFRGHEIWIYSPFSKLKELTSQHLQYAQSLGIPIYQTIEQLPNSDLLIDGLFGFGLERNLTDPIASAINQLNELSVPIYSIDLPSGLHTDTGEVLGTAIRATHTFCLGLWKLAFFQDQALEYMGKAELIDFDIPLVDVEAVLKDAPRIKRITPATALDTLPLPRPPVTHKYKEGHLLLICGSRRYAGGAILTGLGARASGVGMLSIAVPESLKSLLVSHLPEALIVGCPETETGAIAQLQLPENTNLSSFNAIACGPGLTRDATPIVQEVIKSERPLILDADGLNILAQMGAIATLKKRQAVTVLTPHTGEFERLFPDVTDAKHDRVKAVQEAAAQSEAVVLLKGARTAIANPQGAVWIIPESTPALARGGSGDVLTGLLGGLLAQAATKQISVEDIVATAAWWHSQAGILAAQERTELGVDAFTLTQYLMKALT from the coding sequence ATGACTCAGCACTCAGCACTGATAGAAGATAGACAAGAAAAAATTTCGCAAGTGGTAGTGACTGCTGGGCAGATGCGCGATATTGAAAAGCGGATCTTTGCAGCAGGAATGCCTGTAGTCGCTTTGATGGAAAAAGTGGCGGGATTAATTGCCCGTCGTATTCCAGAGGTTCTTTCAAACACCTCCTTTTTAAGGGGATCTTGTATCGGAATTCTTGTCGGCCCCGGCCATAATGGTGGAGATGCTTTAGTAGTAGCCCGTGAATTATACTTTCGCGGGCATGAGATTTGGATTTATTCTCCTTTTTCTAAGCTCAAAGAATTAACTTCACAACACTTGCAATATGCCCAGAGTTTGGGCATTCCTATTTATCAAACAATTGAGCAATTACCAAATTCTGATTTGTTGATTGATGGGTTATTTGGGTTTGGTTTGGAAAGAAACCTGACTGATCCCATCGCTTCTGCAATTAATCAGCTAAATGAATTGTCTGTGCCGATTTATAGCATCGATTTACCTTCGGGTTTACACACCGACACGGGCGAAGTATTGGGAACTGCCATTCGCGCCACTCACACATTTTGCTTGGGTTTATGGAAACTAGCCTTCTTCCAAGATCAGGCATTGGAATATATGGGGAAAGCTGAGTTAATAGATTTTGATATTCCTTTAGTTGATGTAGAAGCTGTTCTGAAAGATGCACCCAGGATTAAACGTATTACACCAGCAACGGCACTTGATACTTTACCCCTACCCCGTCCACCAGTCACGCACAAATATAAGGAAGGACATTTACTGCTGATTTGCGGTTCGCGGCGCTATGCAGGTGGGGCAATTTTAACTGGTTTGGGTGCTAGGGCAAGTGGTGTGGGAATGCTTTCCATTGCCGTACCAGAATCTTTAAAATCTCTTTTGGTGTCACACTTACCAGAAGCGCTAATTGTCGGTTGTCCAGAGACGGAAACCGGAGCGATCGCTCAATTGCAATTGCCAGAAAACACCAATCTGAGTTCCTTTAATGCGATCGCTTGTGGCCCCGGTTTAACACGAGATGCTACTCCCATTGTGCAAGAAGTCATAAAAAGCGAACGCCCTTTAATTCTCGATGCCGATGGTTTAAATATCCTGGCACAAATGGGAGCGATCGCCACATTAAAAAAACGCCAAGCAGTAACCGTACTCACACCGCACACTGGCGAATTTGAACGATTGTTTCCTGATGTCACCGATGCCAAACATGACAGAGTGAAAGCAGTACAAGAAGCTGCTGCCCAAAGTGAGGCAGTAGTGTTGTTGAAAGGGGCGAGAACTGCGATCGCAAACCCTCAAGGTGCCGTTTGGATCATTCCTGAAAGCACACCCGCCTTAGCGCGTGGTGGCAGTGGTGACGTTTTAACTGGACTACTGGGTGGATTGTTGGCGCAAGCAGCAACCAAGCAGATTTCCGTAGAAGATATTGTGGCAACTGCTGCTTGGTGGCATTCGCAAGCGGGTATTTTAGCAGCCCAAGAGCGTACTGAATTGGGTGTAGATGCGTTTACATTGACACAATATTTGATGAAAGCCCTAACTTAG
- a CDS encoding REP-associated tyrosine transposase yields MGRSRYHVLGIQPHFLTCTVINWIPLFGKVEFTQIILDSLNFLQRQQRLTLYGYVIMENHLHVIASASSLSKEIGNFKSFTARSIIDLLEKNNSNYILNQLELYKLKHKTKQEYQLWQEGFHPQVILDEEMFRQKLDYIHNNPVRRGYVDDPAHWRYSSYRNYIGELGLLQVELIDV; encoded by the coding sequence ATGGGACGCAGCCGCTACCACGTATTAGGAATCCAGCCACACTTCCTCACTTGCACAGTTATAAATTGGATACCACTATTCGGCAAAGTTGAATTTACACAAATTATTTTAGATTCCCTAAATTTTCTGCAACGTCAGCAGCGTTTAACTTTGTACGGATACGTAATTATGGAAAATCATCTCCATGTAATCGCCTCTGCCAGCAGTTTATCTAAAGAAATAGGAAATTTTAAATCATTCACGGCTCGCTCTATTATTGACTTACTTGAGAAAAATAATTCTAACTACATACTTAATCAGCTTGAGCTTTATAAATTAAAACACAAGACAAAACAAGAATATCAGCTTTGGCAAGAAGGTTTTCATCCGCAGGTGATTCTAGATGAGGAAATGTTTAGACAAAAGTTAGATTATATTCACAACAATCCAGTCAGGCGTGGTTATGTGGATGATCCCGCGCATTGGCGGTATTCTAGTTACCGGAATTACATTGGGGAACTAGGTTTATTACAGGTAGAGTTGATTGATGTGTGA
- the larC gene encoding nickel pincer cofactor biosynthesis protein LarC, giving the protein MNKIAYLQCPTGISGDMCLGALVSLGVPVEYLIEKLNGLGIEKEYQLRAEFVQRNGQQATKVHVDLVHDHHHHHHHDHEQSHHHTRHLPEIEQMILKAELPPRAEAWSLAVFRQLAVAEGAVHGISPEKVHFHEVGAIDAIVDIVGTCLGLDWLGIESNEEGLPLLYCSAFPTGGGTVRAAHGQMAVPVPAVLKLWEMRGCPVYSNGIDRELVTPTGAAIATTLARDFGSPPTIAIKQIGLGAGTINLPIPNILRLWLGESASLQSDFSDFEDNSSNLEIISVLETQIDDLNPQAIGYVFEALFAAGAVDVFTQAIGMKKSRPGILLTVICHPENLLRCEAVLFRETTTLGIRRTTQQRAILQREIQQVETEYGKVRVKIAWKGQSPEKVIANVQPEYEDCADLARKHNIPWREIQRLALQRWYLVNI; this is encoded by the coding sequence ATGAATAAAATCGCTTATCTTCAATGTCCGACAGGAATTTCTGGTGATATGTGCCTGGGTGCTTTGGTAAGTCTGGGTGTTCCTGTGGAGTATTTAATTGAAAAACTCAATGGGTTGGGTATTGAAAAGGAATATCAGTTAAGGGCGGAATTTGTCCAACGGAATGGTCAGCAGGCGACTAAAGTCCATGTGGATTTAGTACATGATCATCATCACCACCATCACCATGATCACGAACAAAGTCACCATCACACACGCCACTTGCCAGAAATAGAGCAGATGATTCTCAAAGCGGAGTTGCCACCACGGGCAGAAGCTTGGAGTTTGGCGGTATTCCGACAGCTAGCAGTCGCAGAAGGGGCGGTGCATGGTATTTCGCCTGAAAAAGTTCATTTTCATGAGGTGGGTGCTATAGATGCGATCGTAGATATTGTGGGTACTTGCCTGGGGTTAGATTGGTTGGGGATTGAGAGCAATGAGGAAGGATTACCATTACTTTACTGCTCGGCATTCCCGACTGGTGGCGGCACTGTTCGGGCTGCACATGGTCAGATGGCGGTACCAGTACCAGCAGTATTAAAGCTGTGGGAAATGCGGGGTTGTCCAGTTTATAGCAATGGCATTGACAGAGAACTGGTGACACCAACAGGAGCTGCGATCGCAACTACTTTGGCAAGAGATTTTGGATCACCACCTACGATCGCTATCAAGCAGATAGGACTGGGAGCAGGAACCATAAATTTACCCATTCCAAATATTTTACGCCTATGGTTGGGTGAAAGCGCAAGTTTACAGTCCGATTTCAGCGATTTTGAAGATAATAGCTCAAATTTAGAAATCATCTCGGTACTAGAAACCCAAATTGATGATTTAAATCCGCAAGCGATCGGCTATGTGTTTGAGGCGTTGTTTGCGGCTGGTGCCGTGGATGTTTTTACCCAAGCGATCGGTATGAAAAAGTCACGTCCAGGAATTTTATTGACTGTGATTTGTCATCCAGAAAATTTACTCCGTTGTGAAGCGGTTTTATTTCGCGAAACCACTACTTTGGGCATTCGGAGAACAACTCAGCAACGCGCCATTTTACAACGGGAAATTCAACAAGTTGAAACGGAATATGGCAAAGTGCGCGTTAAGATAGCATGGAAAGGGCAATCACCAGAAAAAGTTATTGCAAATGTGCAGCCAGAATATGAAGATTGTGCAGACTTAGCCCGAAAACATAATATTCCCTGGCGCGAAATTCAGCGGTTGGCGCTACAGCGTTGGTATTTAGTCAATATTTGA